One Salvia miltiorrhiza cultivar Shanhuang (shh) unplaced genomic scaffold, IMPLAD_Smil_shh original_scaffold_386, whole genome shotgun sequence genomic window carries:
- the LOC131004346 gene encoding uncharacterized protein LOC131004346 isoform X3 gives MDYNDNDYEGQNLHLAGEESSKISVLRPFALPKFDFDDSLHGHLRFDSLVENEVFLGIPSQEDNHWIEDFSRGGNGIEFSSSAAESCALRRHINVWSEATSSESVEMLLKAVGQEEMVPGEKMIEESDPGETRLIENNSRDAHKVDDVDDGIPSLPPAEVVGFSSSSNQSSGVEINHTECTLQVQETKLSSYAVGIDNKDSSLIVAMGNSSIGVQRDDNKQGETCVLVDESLSHQMQEDLPIHGKEIDNTKSSSKNFDVNARESVDQDKTSSAKFSSSCTVKSTYSPVEEQDKGCNETHAKLSGISLEINDIDKPRSHETTSSMQSQKHEHGVDTSIATMVEVSNVHSVEESVSKDDGCNKVAFVVEPAASQHSAVSGPEIKQLSESDVMLHERSSIVHQEEGIEVLGIGGNDAVTPAFNGSNEMKQGTAIQSPESHKTLVGKEDVSAESKSSPEAPCATSGSTVLHEVLGNPSEKDKDHKTDDAAGDSGLSIGSIVSRECSEKSVADGMEDSRNIPEPQKEKIDDGGGVHPPLLGESIWTCKKDIVSMQVEAHETGGNVSAHEEESEKLPLDSHKMVLDDVEKEVGSSCPAGPVEVQKTTGSKLDSSVGNYPALNTEVEGKNLAASPVEGNQIVDSREHNPPSSDMEHKDQSREIESEAIKKPSSSASKESLDKDELSPATEIDTDVIAASVAGEIKTSNQSVSLLETSSDNIPGEASKELTKMMDHPANTLVAQNDGIDAAPSKEQIVTETERNITENSSKLSVTSSTVEIDKSNKDAVPSASCSDLSQIEVNKHASPNSINIESFGKTLKRSETSGVNEPCKEDETFTFDTRPLGGQSTEDAGKSLQSFQGLQACKMLTGEGLPAASVCSQTDPIVVKETSHVGSSTPGVCPPSGGVGATSERKSRRGGSRSGKGSLKKGNLVKETSPLKQTEKGDKSSLFSSPLSAGPLMTFETGVKPRGPVAIPTSSLPDLNTSAPSSSFFQQPFTDLQQVQLRAQIFVYGSLIQGAAPDEACMVSAFGMSEDGGRNAWERSWRACVERLHAQKSQGNNTGTPVPSRSGAKAPDQNNRQGFPQSDVLSSTAGRPSIKAIPSPVNPAIPLSSPLWNISTPSGEALPPGSMARSAGVDYQAVSPLNPYQTPPIRSYIPHSTWPAQAPPGPFPVPWLASSQSSPFEISTSYPTFPITEPVKLTAVKESPFPITSGIKHAPPIPTTNTGATAVVAGASSLDLKKVKASSGQTGETKTRKRKKSSGSEDVVQVSSATAPLSDAVSAHAVPSQVSNKVPAAEDLSRITFIAQNQVGLVPRPVVGSCYSTSVAVSTPSSFAPKGPPSNQAFPVVTPSISSGQFSKGDLNMDKRAFNAEGFSKVEEAKLQAQEAAAHAATAISHCDGVWSQLELQKSSGLSTDAESKLVSAAAAIAAAASVAKAAAAAAKIAADAAVQAKQMADEVLTKSGTSATTEFDSSFVYNSMNLVNASPTSILKGGERNNAPSLVISAAREAARKRIEAASAATRHAENLEAILKAAELAAEAVAHAGKVVAMGDPFSLTALAEAGPSNYWKVPHVAGIPNSKSNDMSKDKSISSNAEEVPGVYNQHEGPDKDVRVTSHNMSPTQRGSSKDDSNRVTVDENIIPTVKHGEKSSKPHDDRTLSDSAKTTSIVPDPDIESRSNVSSTSMREGSLVEVLNNRGDSKKAWFSASVLSLKDGEALVCYDGLQSDEGSEPLKEWISIQAKDSDAPRIRVPHPMTGVQLEGTRKRRRAAVKDYTWSVGDQVDVWVQDCWREGIIAEKNKRDPTSLSVQFPAQEETLAVKVWHLRPSLVWSEGEWTEWCRTGQDDTQKGDTPAEKRPKLGSTTIEAKGKAKLAKNIDFTEVRGNEEPKLPLSANEKVFSIGSTKEENKLNMARTMRSGLEKEGSRVVFGVPKPGKKRKFMEVSKHYVSDRISKTNVPNDSVKLSKFLIPQGSGSRGFKSTSKDKQVADSKTRPLKSGKPPSIPSRTLERRDDSASTRSNARTASSDHIAKESTSNDENESSEQNIAEVEEAAQGAMVFTSQAPSQEIRKKAVRSTKSERLNQGKLAPASRKSAKEEATEKLISEVSEPRRSNRRIQPTSRLLEGLQSSLIISKIPSSSHDKGHRSHTKATVRGKNYRRPSRFD, from the exons ATGGACTATAATGACAATGACTATGAAGGCCAGAATCTTCACTTAGCTGGTGAAGAGAGCTCTAAAATTTCTGTTTTGAGACCCTTTGCTCTACCCAAGTTTGATTTTGATGACAGTCTCCACGGGCATTTGAGATTTGACAGTTTAGTTGAAAACGAAGTTTTTCTTGGTATTCCAAGTCAGGAAGACAACCATTGGATTGAAGATTTCTCTCGGGGAGGTAATGGAATAGAGTTCAGCTCCAGTGCAGCAGAATCTTGTGCTTTGCGGAGACATATCAATGTCTGGTCTGAGGCAACATCATCTGAATCTGTTGAAATGTTATTGAAGGCAGTTGGACAGGAAGAAATGGTCCCTGGTGAAAAGATGATTGAGGAATCAGATCCAGGTGAGACAAGACTAATAGAGAATAATTCGAGGGATGCTCATAAAGTTGATGATGTTGACGATGGGATTCCTTCATTACCCCCAGCTGAAGTTGTTGGATTTTCTTCTAGTTCAAATCAATCATCAGGAGTTGAAATCAATCACACTGAATGTACTTTACAGGTTCAGGAGACAAAACTTTCCTCTTATGCAGTAGGTATTGATAACAAAGATAGTAGTTTAATTGTGGCCATGGGAAACTCGAGCATTGGAGTGCAGAGGGATGACAATAAGCAAGGGGAAACTTGTGTTTTGGTGGATGAGTCTCTGTCCCATCAAATGCAAGAAGACCTACCAATTCATGGAAAAGAGATTGACAATACTAAGAGCTCTTCTAAGAATTTTGATGTTAATGCTAGGGAGTCAGTTGACCAGGACAAAACTAGCAGTGCCAAATTTAGTTCAAGTTGTACAGTGAAAAGTACTTACAGTCCTGTTGAGGAGCAGGACAAAGGATGTAATGAAACTCATGCAAAATTGAGTGGGATTTCTCTTGAAATCAATGATATCGATAAGCCTCGTTCTCATGAAACTACTTCAAGTATGCAGTCCCAGAAACACGAGCATGGAGTTGATACTAGCATTGCTACTATGGTGGAAGTATCTAATGTGCATTCGGTAGAAGAGTCGGTATCCAAAGATGATGGGTGTAATAAGGTTGCATTTGTTGTTGAACCTGCAGCAAGTCAACATAGTGCTGTCTCAGGCCCAGAGATTAAGCAGCTGTCTGAAAGTGATGTCATGTTACATGAGAGGTCTTCTATTGTGCATCAGGAAGAAGGTATTGAGGTGCTTGGTATAGGAGGCAATGATGCTGTCACCCCTGCATTCAATGGCAGTAATGAAATGAAGCAGGGTACTGCTATCCAATCACCAGAAAGCCACAAAACTCTTGTTGGAAAGGAAGATGTATCTGCTGAAAGTAAGAGTTCTCCTGAGGCTCCATGTGCTACATCTGGGTCCACTGTGTTACATGAGGTACTAGGCAATCCTTCTGAGAAGGACAAGGACCATAAAACTGATGACGCAGCAGGCGATTCTGGTCTATCAATAGGTTCTATAGTTTCTAGAGAATGTTCTGAGAAATCAGTCGCTGATGGTATGGAAGATTCTCGAAACATTCCTGAACCACAGAAAGAGAAAATAGATGATGGGGGTGGTGTGCACCCTCCGTTACTGGGTGAGAGCATATGGACATGCAAGAAAGATATTGTCTCTATGCAGGTTGAGGCTCACGAAACTGGTGGAAATGTTTCTGCCCATGAGGAAGAAAGCGAGAAGTTGCCTCTTGATTCACATAAGATGGTCCTTGATGATGTTGAAAAAGAAGTTGGATCCAGTTGTCCTGCAGGGCCAGTTGAAGTCCAGAAAACTACTGGATCAAAACTTGATAGTTCTGTTGGGAATTATCCAG CATTGAATACTGAGGTTGAAGGTAAAAACTTGGCAGCATCACCTGTTGAAGGCAATCAAATAGTTGACTCTCGCGAGCATAACCCTCCTTCATCTGATATGGAGCACAAGGACCAGAGTAGAGAAATCGAGTCTGAAGCTATTAAAAAACCAAGTTCTTCAGCTTCAAAGGAGTCACTGGATAAAGATGAGCTTTCCCCTGCTACTGAAATTGATACGGATGTTATTGCTGCTTCTGTAGCTGGAGAAATAAAGACAAGCAATCAATCTGTTTCCCTTTTAGAGACTTCCAGTGACAACATTCCTGGTGAAGCCTCCAAGGAGTTAACTAAAATGATGGATCATCCAGCCAACACTTTAGTAGCTCAAAATGATGGTATTGATGCTGCACCTTCTAAAGAACAAATCGTAACAGAAACAGAAAGAAACATCACagaaaattcttcaaaattgtCAG TTACCAGCAGTACTGTAGAAATTGATAAATCTAACAAGGATGCTGTCCCCAGTGCTAGTTGTTCTGACCTTTCACAAATTGAAGTAAACAAGCATGCTTCTCCTAATAGCATCAACATTGAAAGTTTTGGCAAAACATTAAAAAGATCTGAGACTTCAGGAGTCAATGAGCCATGCAAAGAAGATGAGACCTTTACCTTCGACACCAGGCCTTTGGGAGGTCAATCTACCGAAGATGCTGGCAAGAGTTTGCAATCATTTCAGGGACTTCAAGCTTGTAAAATGCTG ACTGGCGAAGGATTGCCTGCAGCTTCTGTTTGCAGCCAGACAGATCCAATTGTTGTGAAGGAAACTTCTCATGTTGGTTCCTCAACTCCTGGTGTTTGCCCACCATCTGGAGGTGTTGGAGCTACCTCTGAGCGTAAATCAAGACGTGGCGGTAGTAGATCTGGAAAGGGAAGTTTAAAAAAGGGAAATCTAGTAAAAGAAACATCTCCACTGAAGCAGACTGAAAAGGGGGACAAATCATCTCTGTTTTCTAGTCCATTAAGTGCTGGTCCACTCATGACGTTTGAAACTGGCGTGAAGCCAAGAGGGCCTGTTGCAATTCCTACATCCAGCTTGCCTGATCTAAACACTTCCGCTCCCTCATCTTCGTTCTTTCAGCAGCCTTTCACAGATTTGCAACAAGTGCAACTTCGAGCCCAAATCTTTGTTTATGGATCTCTTAT ACAAGGAGCAGCACCTGATGAAGCTTGTATGGTTTCAGCCTTTGGTATGTCTG AAGATGGAGGCAGGAACGCTTGGGAGCGGTCTTGGCGTGCTTGTGTAGAAAGGCTTCATGCTCAGAAATCCCAGGGTAATAATACTGGGACTCCTGTACCCTCACGTTCTG GTGCTAAAGCTCCAGATCAAAATAATAGACAAGGTTTTCCTCAAAGTGACGTTCTTTCCTCAACAGCTGGTCGGCCAAGTATCAAAGCCATCCCTTCTCCAGTTAACCCTGCGATCCCTCTCTCATCGCCCTTGTGGAACATATCTACTCCATCTGGGGAGGCTCTGCCACCAGGTAGCATGGCTAGAAGTGCTGGGGTTGATTATCAGGCTGTTTCTCCTTTGAATCCTTATCAGACACCACCTATACGGAGTTACATTCCGCATTCAACTTGGCCAGCGCAAGCCCCTCCTGGTCCCTTCCCAGTGCCGTGGCTTGCCTCTTCACAAAGTTCTCCCTTTGAAATCAGTACTAGCTATCCCACATTCCCAATTACAGAACCAGTAAAACTAACAGCAGTTAAAGAATCACCCTTCCCTATTACCTCTGGCATAAAGCATGCTCCTCCTATTCCTACAACTAATACTGGAGCAACTGCTGTGGTAGCTGGGGCTTCTTCACTTGACTTGAAAAAGGTTAAAGCATCATCTGGACAGACTGGTGAGACAAAAACTAGAAAGAGGAAAAAGTCTTCTGGTTCTGAGGATGTTGTACAGGTATCATCTGCCACTGCTCCTCTATCAGATGCTGTCTCTGCTCATGCAGTACCTAGCCAGGTATCTAACAAGGTTCCTGCAGCCGAAGATCTAAGTCGGATCACTTTCATAGCTCAGAATCAAGTAGGATTAGTGCCTAGACCTGTTGTTGGTAGTTGTTATTCTACATCTGTTGCCGTCTCAACACCTTCTAGCTTTGCACCTAAAGGCCCCCCCTCCAACCAAGCTTTTCCTGTGGTAACACCATCAATTTCAAGTGGTCAATTCAGTAAAGGTGATTTAAATATGGATAAAAGGGCTTTCAATGCTGAGGGTTTTAGCAAAGTTGAGGAGGCTAAGTTGCAAGCACAGGAAGCTGCTGCTCATGCTGCTACTGCCATAAGTCACTGTGATGGTGTTTGGAGCCAATTGGAACTGCAAAAAAGTTCTGGCTTGTCAACAGATGCTGAGTCTAAATTGgtgtctgctgctgctgctataGCAGCTGCTGCGTCTGTTGCGAAGGCAGCAGCTGCAGCTGCTAAGATTGCAGCAGATGCTGCAGTGCAAGCAAAACAAATGGCAGATGAAGTATTGACCAAGTCTGGAACTTCCGCTACCACTGAGTTTGATTCTAGTTTTGTATATAATTCCATGAATTTGGTTAATGCGTCGCCTACATCCATCTTAAAGGGTGGCGAGCGAAATAATGCTCCCAGTTTAGTGATATCTGCTGCTAGAGAAGCTGCTAGGAAGAGAATTGAGGCTGCTTCAGCTGCCACCAGGCATGCCGAAAATCTTGAAGCCATTCTCAAGGCAGCTGAATTGGCTGCAGAAGCTGTTGCACATGCTGGAAAAGTTGTTGCTATGGGTGATCCTTTCTCTTTGACTGCTCTAGCGGAAGCGGGGCCAAGTAATTATTGGAAAGTGCCGCATGTAGCTGGTATCCCtaattcaaaatcaaatgacATGAGTAAAGATAAATCTATCAGTAGCAATGCTGAGGAAGTGCCTGGTGTTTATAATCAACATGAGGGACCTGATAAGGATGTACGTGTTACAAGTCATAATATGTCTCCTACTCAAAGAGGGTCATCAAAAGACGACAGTAATCGTGTCACAGTAGATGAGAACATTATACCCACTGTCAAGCATGGGGAGAAAAGTTCTAAACCTCACGATGACAGAACATTATCCGACTCGGCTAAAACTACGTCTATTGTTCCTGATCCAGATATTGAATCAAGATCAAACGTATCATCCACAAGCATGAGAGAGGGTTCTCTTGTTGAG GTTCTTAACAATCGTGGTGATTCAAAGAAGGCCTGGTTCTCAGCTAGTGTACTGAGTTTGAAGGATGGTGAAGCGCTTGTTTGTTATGATGGACTACAATCGGATGAAG GATCTGAGCCACTCAAGGAGTGGATATCGATACAAGCTAAAGATAGTGATGCTCCTAGAATACGTGTTCCCCATCCTATGACTGGTGTGCAACTTGAAGGAACAAGGAAGAGACGCCGTGCTGCTGTCAAAGACTACACTTGGTCTGTTGGAGACCAAGTTGATGTATGGGTGCAGGATTG CTGGCGTGAAGGCATTATCGCGGAAAAGAATAAGAGAGATCCAACTTCATTGAGTGTCCAATTTCCAG CTCAAGAAGAGACATTAGCGGTCAAAGTGTGGCATCTTCGACCGTCTTTAGTTTGGAGTGAAGGCGAATGGACTGAATGGTGCAGAACAGGGCAAGATGACACTCAAAAG GGCGATACACCAGCTGAGAAGCGACCAAAGCTGGGAAGCACCACTATAGAGGCAAAAGGGAAAGCTAAGTTGGCTAAAAACATTGATTTTACAGAAGTCAGGGGAAATGAAGAACCAAAATTGCCTTTGTCTGCTAATGAAAAAGTTTTTAGTATTGGCAGTACGAAGGAGGAGAATAAACTGAACATGGCTCGGACAATGAGGTCTGGTTTGGAGAAAGAAGGATCCAGAGTTGTATTTGGTGTCCCTAAACCTGGGAAGAAGAGAAAATTCATGGAAGTAAGCAAGCATTATGTTTCTGATAGGATCTCCAAGACTAATGTGCCTAATGATTCGGTGAAGTTATCCAAGTTTCTGATACCTCAAGGATCAGGGTCTCGGGGATTCAAAAGCACTTCCAAGGATAAACAAGTAGCTGATTCTAAAACAAGACCACTTAAGTCTGGGAAACCACCAAGTATTCCAAGTAGAACTTTAGAACGGAGAGATGACTCTGCTTCTACACGATCTAATGCACGTACTGCATCATCAGATCATATAGCAAAGGAGTCTACGAGCAATGATGAGAATGAATCATCTGAACAAAACATTGCTGAAGTTGAGGAAGCTGCTCAAGGAGCTATGGTATTCACTTCTCAAGCTCCATCTCAAGAAATCCGTAAGAAAGCAGTGAGGAGTACTAAATCTGAGCGTCTCAACCAAGGGAAACTTGCTCCTGCTAGCAGAAAATCAGCAAAAGAGGAAGCAACTGAAAAGTTAATATCGGAAGTCTCTGAACCCCGCCGTTCAAATCGCCGAATTCAGCCAACATCACGG CTATTGGAAGGCTTGCAAAGTTCGCTGATAATTTCGAAAATCCCATCGTCTTCACATGACAAGGGGCACAGGAGTCACACCAAAGCCACAGTCCGAGGTAAGAATTACCGGAGGCCTAGCAGATTTGACTAA